One genomic region from Sulfurimonas sp. encodes:
- a CDS encoding metal ABC transporter permease, which yields MSEMLSYDFMQRAFLAGMIIAVLASVSGTFIVLRRYSMISETLAHAALVGVAVGLVAGLNPIWMAVIVSILSAWLIEYLRGQFSLYSDAVLAILLSGSLAIAVIIVSLGGAFNNSLFSYLFGSILSVSTQDVWTIAIFGVLCLGVLLAFSKEFYFIAYDEEVAQTSGIKVKLLNFLLVSIVAVIIALSIRVVGSLLIGALMVIPTVSALQFRQGFVKTILISLVFALLSVISGMTLSFYFSLPSGATIVLSILVIFIVSLVSNKR from the coding sequence ATGAGTGAAATGCTTTCCTACGATTTTATGCAAAGAGCTTTTTTGGCAGGTATGATTATTGCCGTTCTTGCTTCTGTTAGTGGAACTTTTATTGTACTTAGACGCTACTCGATGATAAGTGAAACTCTTGCTCACGCAGCTCTTGTTGGTGTTGCTGTTGGCTTGGTTGCAGGCTTGAACCCTATTTGGATGGCTGTGATTGTATCTATTTTATCGGCATGGCTTATCGAGTATTTAAGAGGTCAGTTTTCTTTGTACTCAGATGCTGTTCTAGCCATACTACTCTCTGGTTCTTTGGCAATAGCAGTAATCATAGTTTCTTTAGGAGGTGCTTTTAACAACTCTTTATTCTCTTATCTTTTTGGCTCCATTTTATCTGTAAGTACACAAGATGTTTGGACAATAGCAATATTTGGAGTACTGTGTTTAGGAGTTCTACTTGCCTTTTCAAAAGAGTTTTATTTTATTGCTTATGATGAAGAAGTAGCGCAAACAAGCGGAATAAAAGTCAAATTATTAAACTTTTTACTTGTGAGTATTGTTGCTGTTATTATTGCTCTTTCTATTAGGGTTGTTGGGAGTTTACTTATTGGGGCATTGATGGTTATACCTACTGTTTCAGCGCTTCAGTTTAGACAGGGTTTTGTAAAGACAATTCTTATCTCTTTAGTTTTTGCTCTACTTAGTGTTATCTCTGGCATGACCCTTTCTTTTTACTTCTCACTTCCTTCTGGGGCTACTATCGTATTGTCTATTTTAGTTATTTTCATAGTTTCTTTAGTTAGTAACAAAAGATGA
- a CDS encoding methyltransferase domain-containing protein yields the protein MKVSSEFSKHATEYGSYNIIQKKVIKKLLKNVKGKPRNILDLGCGSGSLHDSLTWKYKHFTGVDFAAGMLELHPKAKNCECIYGDFNDKTLFENLSTYSYDYIFSASALQWADDLEMVFKNIKELNAPVALAIFTQNTFKTLSETASIKPLLRSVDAINKLQEKYFDASFEVVEYKLEFHSTREMFKYIKNSGVSGARKVLDYKQTKKLLNEYPLNYLEFEVVFIHSL from the coding sequence ATGAAGGTAAGCTCAGAATTTTCAAAACATGCTACGGAGTACGGTAGCTATAATATAATCCAAAAAAAAGTCATAAAAAAACTACTCAAAAATGTTAAAGGAAAACCTAGAAATATTTTAGATTTAGGTTGTGGTAGTGGTAGTTTACATGACAGCCTTACATGGAAGTATAAACATTTTACAGGTGTAGATTTCGCGGCTGGCATGCTTGAACTACATCCAAAAGCAAAAAATTGTGAATGCATCTATGGTGACTTTAACGATAAAACACTTTTTGAAAACTTATCAACATATAGTTATGATTATATTTTTTCAGCATCTGCTTTGCAGTGGGCAGATGACCTTGAGATGGTGTTTAAAAATATAAAAGAGTTGAATGCACCAGTAGCTTTAGCTATTTTTACGCAAAATACTTTTAAAACTTTAAGTGAAACAGCATCTATAAAACCACTTTTAAGAAGTGTAGATGCAATAAATAAACTTCAAGAAAAATATTTTGACGCAAGTTTTGAAGTTGTAGAGTATAAATTAGAGTTTCACTCAACAAGAGAGATGTTTAAGTATATAAAAAACAGTGGAGTAAGTGGTGCTAGAAAAGTGCTAGATTATAAACAAACGAAAAAACTACTAAATGAGTATCCGTTAAATTATTTAGAATTTGAGGTTGTTTTTATTCACTCTCTTTAA
- a CDS encoding thiamine-phosphate pyrophosphorylase, which produces MTKNQLSPELFRVCDANINRLKEGIRVVEDIMRYRDNNKTLSKQLKELRHKAIIQETTELLTYRDSINDVLRPSTKSELTRIDIKSIILANFKRAQESSRVLEEIFKLSNITYSENFKYIRYELYNLEKEIVLKESE; this is translated from the coding sequence ATGACTAAAAATCAACTATCACCCGAACTTTTTCGGGTGTGTGATGCAAACATAAATAGACTAAAAGAAGGTATTCGCGTAGTAGAAGATATTATGCGTTATCGTGACAACAACAAAACTCTCTCAAAACAACTCAAAGAACTTAGACATAAAGCAATCATTCAAGAAACTACAGAACTCTTGACATACAGAGATAGCATAAACGATGTTCTTCGTCCTTCTACAAAAAGTGAACTAACTAGAATAGATATAAAAAGTATAATTCTTGCAAACTTTAAAAGGGCACAAGAGTCTTCACGAGTTTTAGAAGAAATTTTTAAACTTAGCAATATAACATATAGTGAGAATTTTAAATATATCAGATATGAACTTTATAATCTTGAAAAAGAAATAGTTCTTAAAGAGAGTGAATAA
- a CDS encoding Bax inhibitor-1/YccA family protein: MGLYDRDYARSDSFTYENAAKSDTQIISFVKETYKLFAASMMAGAVGAYVGVPLAEAIAAWFLPLFLLEIGLLIGLHFVKHKPGINLMVMFAFVFMTGLMLAPLLARTLGMAGGGAIIGNAFAMTSVVFGAMSFYAIKTTKDFTSYGKPLMIALFVIIGFSVLNMFLGNPMFSVIISGAVVLLFSVLVIYDTQNIMRGAYETPIDGAIALYLDFLNIFTALLHLFGIFGGDD, encoded by the coding sequence CGTGATTACGCTAGAAGCGATTCATTTACTTATGAAAATGCCGCAAAAAGCGACACACAAATTATCTCTTTTGTAAAAGAAACATATAAACTCTTCGCTGCATCTATGATGGCTGGCGCAGTTGGCGCTTATGTTGGTGTTCCTCTAGCAGAAGCTATTGCCGCGTGGTTTTTACCACTGTTCTTATTGGAAATCGGACTATTAATTGGTCTTCACTTTGTAAAACATAAGCCCGGGATTAACCTTATGGTTATGTTTGCTTTTGTATTTATGACAGGTTTAATGCTAGCTCCTTTGCTTGCACGAACACTTGGCATGGCTGGAGGCGGTGCTATTATAGGTAATGCTTTTGCAATGACATCAGTAGTTTTTGGTGCTATGAGTTTTTACGCTATTAAAACAACTAAAGATTTTACATCTTATGGTAAACCTTTAATGATTGCTCTTTTTGTTATCATTGGTTTTTCAGTACTTAATATGTTCTTGGGCAATCCAATGTTCAGCGTTATTATCTCTGGAGCTGTTGTACTACTATTTAGCGTACTAGTTATCTATGATACTCAAAACATTATGAGGGGTGCTTATGAAACTCCAATAGACGGAGCAATTGCACTTTACTTAGACTTTTTAAATATCTTCACTGCTTTATTACATCTATTTGGAATATTTGGTGGCGATGACTAA